The proteins below come from a single Phycisphaeraceae bacterium genomic window:
- a CDS encoding winged helix-turn-helix domain-containing protein, with amino-acid sequence MTTKKTSAKSASKKTATKSAKKPPAKKPSAVASVMKKVAAEDAAKAKARESAATVAANEAGAALHTGTVKRSDGREVRVSVPANDDAKAPTTPAPAKSGKKPKAGPKTPARAAPGDDAPKAKKEKAPKPPKKPSGLDLAAKVLAEAREPLSAKAIAERAIAAGWVTSGKTPHATLYAAIIREIASKGDAARFTKTDRRLFEAGPSTKKGA; translated from the coding sequence ATGACGACGAAGAAGACGAGCGCGAAGAGCGCGAGCAAGAAGACCGCCACCAAGTCCGCGAAGAAGCCCCCCGCCAAGAAGCCAAGCGCCGTCGCCTCGGTCATGAAGAAGGTCGCGGCCGAGGACGCTGCGAAGGCGAAAGCCCGTGAGTCCGCAGCCACCGTCGCCGCAAACGAAGCGGGCGCCGCGCTTCACACCGGGACAGTCAAGCGAAGCGACGGCAGGGAGGTCCGGGTGAGCGTCCCCGCAAACGACGACGCCAAGGCCCCGACGACGCCCGCTCCCGCGAAGAGCGGCAAGAAGCCGAAGGCGGGTCCGAAGACGCCGGCCAGGGCCGCACCGGGCGACGACGCCCCCAAGGCGAAGAAGGAGAAAGCGCCGAAGCCGCCGAAGAAGCCGAGCGGCCTCGACCTCGCGGCCAAGGTCCTGGCTGAAGCCCGCGAGCCGCTCAGCGCCAAGGCCATCGCCGAGCGCGCCATTGCAGCGGGCTGGGTCACCAGCGGCAAGACGCCGCACGCCACGCTCTACGCCGCGATCATCCGCGAGATCGCGAGCAAGGGCGACGCGGCCCGGTTCACGAAGACCGATCGCAGGCTGTTCGAAGCTGGACCCAGCACGAAGAAGGGAGCGTGA